A genomic segment from Dermatobacter hominis encodes:
- a CDS encoding molybdopterin-dependent oxidoreductase → MATHLRTCPLCEAMCGLEIETDGDRVVRVRGDRDDVWSKGFLCPKGASIGGLHHDPDRLRGPMVREGTEWREATWDEAFRRCEELLHGVVAEHGIGSVHAYLGNPNAHSYSLGRYSGAVVGLGGIQTIWSAGTVDQWPKNLVCAQLYGGAWTIPIPDVANTDLFVVMGANPHASNGSLLSFPDLIGEVDRIRERGGRTIVVDPRRTGTAERADEWMPIVPGGDAALLLAVVHVLGEEGLVDLGDLTGRVRGVDEVLAAALPYSPEAVADGCGVPADRIRALARELAAAERPVVYGRIGLCNQEFGTLASWLVEVVNVLLGRLGAEGGSLFPRPALATISSTARRRGPITTGKWRTRVRGAPEVMGQAPLSCLAEEIDTPGEGQVKALITIAGNPVLSAPDAARLDAALPMLDAMIAVDNYLNETTRHADVILPGLSPLEQPHCDEAIWGFALRAVARWSPAIFDMGERPDEWEVCLILGAILSGMPADSIDVDALDDFWFGVRADRHGVDGSADGGVGRGPDRIVDLTFRTSTYGDRYGERPGGLNLREVQRHPHGLDLGPSQHPVDEVLRTNSGDVELAHDVFLDDLARLQARMAEPRPDLVLIGRRHVRSNNSWMHNLPALMKGRDRSTLLVHPDDAAARDIEDGGKVRVTTEAGSVVAIAELSDELVRGVVSLPHGFGHDLPGTRGSVAAERPGVNTNVLIPGTAVDVPSGNAAVNGVPVEIAPV, encoded by the coding sequence GTGGCGACCCACCTCCGCACGTGTCCGCTGTGCGAGGCCATGTGCGGGCTCGAGATCGAGACCGACGGCGACCGGGTGGTGCGGGTCCGGGGGGATCGCGACGACGTCTGGAGCAAGGGCTTCCTCTGCCCGAAGGGCGCGTCGATCGGAGGGCTCCACCACGACCCGGACCGCCTCCGTGGGCCGATGGTGCGCGAGGGCACCGAGTGGCGCGAGGCGACGTGGGACGAGGCGTTCCGCCGCTGCGAGGAGCTCCTCCACGGCGTGGTCGCCGAGCACGGCATCGGGTCCGTGCACGCCTACCTCGGCAACCCCAACGCGCACAGCTACTCGCTCGGCCGCTACTCCGGCGCGGTGGTCGGGCTGGGCGGCATCCAGACGATCTGGTCGGCCGGCACCGTCGACCAGTGGCCCAAGAACCTGGTGTGCGCCCAGCTGTACGGCGGCGCGTGGACGATCCCGATCCCCGACGTCGCCAACACCGACCTGTTCGTGGTCATGGGGGCGAACCCGCACGCCTCGAACGGGTCGCTCCTGTCGTTCCCCGACCTGATCGGCGAGGTCGACCGGATCCGGGAGCGGGGCGGCCGCACGATCGTGGTCGACCCCCGGCGCACGGGCACGGCCGAGCGCGCCGACGAGTGGATGCCGATCGTCCCTGGCGGCGACGCCGCGCTGCTGCTCGCCGTGGTGCACGTTCTGGGCGAGGAGGGCCTGGTCGACCTGGGCGACCTGACCGGCCGTGTGCGCGGGGTCGACGAGGTGCTGGCCGCCGCCCTCCCCTACTCGCCCGAGGCGGTCGCCGACGGCTGCGGCGTGCCGGCCGACCGGATCCGGGCGCTGGCCCGCGAGCTCGCCGCGGCCGAGCGCCCCGTCGTCTACGGCCGCATCGGTCTCTGCAACCAGGAGTTCGGCACGCTGGCGAGCTGGCTGGTCGAGGTGGTGAACGTGCTGCTCGGCCGGCTCGGAGCGGAGGGCGGCTCCCTGTTCCCGCGACCGGCGCTGGCGACGATCTCGTCGACGGCCCGGCGGCGCGGGCCGATCACGACCGGCAAGTGGCGCACCCGGGTGCGGGGCGCGCCCGAGGTCATGGGCCAGGCGCCGCTGTCGTGCCTGGCCGAGGAGATCGACACGCCGGGCGAGGGCCAGGTGAAGGCGCTCATCACGATCGCGGGGAACCCGGTGCTGTCCGCGCCCGACGCCGCCCGGCTCGACGCGGCCCTGCCGATGCTCGACGCCATGATCGCCGTCGACAACTACCTCAACGAGACCACTCGGCACGCGGACGTGATCCTCCCGGGCCTGTCACCGCTCGAGCAGCCGCACTGCGACGAGGCGATCTGGGGCTTCGCCCTCCGCGCCGTCGCCCGCTGGTCGCCGGCGATCTTCGACATGGGCGAGCGGCCCGACGAGTGGGAGGTCTGCCTGATCCTCGGCGCGATCCTCAGCGGCATGCCGGCCGACTCCATCGACGTCGACGCCCTCGACGACTTCTGGTTCGGCGTCCGGGCGGACCGCCACGGTGTCGACGGCTCGGCCGACGGCGGCGTGGGCCGCGGGCCCGACCGGATCGTCGATCTCACGTTCCGCACCAGCACGTACGGCGACCGCTACGGCGAGCGGCCGGGCGGGCTGAACCTCCGCGAGGTGCAGCGGCACCCGCACGGCCTCGACCTGGGCCCGTCGCAGCACCCCGTCGACGAGGTGCTGCGCACGAACAGCGGGGACGTCGAGCTCGCCCACGACGTCTTCCTGGACGACCTCGCCCGATTGCAGGCCCGCATGGCCGAGCCGCGTCCCGACCTGGTGCTCATCGGCCGGCGACACGTGCGGTCGAACAACTCGTGGATGCACAACCTGCCGGCCCTGATGAAGGGCCGCGATCGCTCGACGCTGCTCGTGCACCCCGACGATGCCGCGGCACGCGACATCGAGGACGGCGGCAAGGTCCGGGTGACCACGGAGGCGGGATCGGTCGTCGCGATCGCCGAGCTGTCCGACGAGCTGGTGCGGGGCGTAGTGAGCCTGCCGCACGGCTTCGGCCACGACCTGCC
- a CDS encoding fumarylacetoacetate hydrolase family protein — protein MKYANHDGRAVLVLDDGIADVESATDGRFGPDPMSAFHDWDALVELAAGATEATGPLDESLLRPPVPAPRQVFAIGLNYRSHADESGMAVPDVPATFTKFPASLTGPFDDVEVVGDRTDWEVELVAVIGRTADRVDEADAWGHVAGLTVGQDLSDRDLQFAAGMQFSLGKSRRGYGPIGPWLVTPDEVDDPDDLALGCSVDGETVQDARTSDLIFGVPRLVAELSSVLPLLPGDVIFTGTPSGVGMARQPPRALHPGQVLESWIEGIGTIRNRMV, from the coding sequence GTGAAGTACGCCAACCACGACGGCCGGGCCGTCCTCGTCCTCGACGACGGGATCGCGGACGTCGAGTCGGCCACCGACGGCCGGTTCGGGCCGGACCCGATGTCGGCGTTCCACGACTGGGATGCGCTCGTCGAGCTCGCCGCCGGGGCGACCGAGGCGACCGGGCCCCTCGACGAGTCGCTGCTGCGGCCGCCGGTGCCGGCACCGCGCCAGGTGTTCGCGATCGGCCTCAACTACCGCAGCCATGCCGACGAGTCGGGCATGGCCGTCCCCGACGTCCCGGCCACGTTCACGAAGTTCCCCGCCTCGCTCACCGGGCCGTTCGACGACGTCGAGGTGGTCGGCGACCGCACCGACTGGGAGGTCGAGCTCGTCGCCGTCATCGGTCGGACCGCAGATCGGGTCGACGAGGCCGACGCATGGGGCCACGTCGCCGGCCTGACCGTCGGCCAGGACCTCAGCGACCGGGACCTGCAGTTCGCCGCCGGGATGCAGTTCTCGCTCGGCAAGTCGCGCCGCGGCTACGGACCGATCGGCCCGTGGCTCGTCACCCCGGACGAGGTCGACGACCCCGACGACCTCGCCCTCGGCTGCTCGGTCGACGGCGAGACCGTGCAGGACGCCCGCACCAGCGACCTCATCTTCGGCGTGCCGCGCCTGGTGGCCGAGCTGTCGTCGGTGCTGCCGCTGCTGCCCGGCGACGTCATCTTCACCGGCACGCCGTCGGGCGTCGGCATGGCCCGCCAGCCGCCCCGCGCCCTGCACCCCGGCCAGGTGCTCGAGTCGTGGATCGAGGGCATCGGGACCATCCGCAACCGGATGGTCTGA
- a CDS encoding DUF1295 domain-containing protein, with translation MTGRGPVASMGRGASLSVVAIAYVTACAVAWSIAEAVGPDRPVWALAGGYVASALVIYAWSMGVDNGSMFDAWWSVLPPLAAVWMAVTATADVPDLRVALVMVVVWAWAVRLTLNWARGWVGLSHEDWRYLDLYTKGPKPLMSLLAVHLGPCLIVLLASLSLVPALHEGTGAVGVLDWLALAVGAVAVLLELVADEQMRAFARTRQPGQIMDRGLWRWSRHPNYFGEVLFWWSLWLFGLSADPGWWWTVVGPVAVLVMFLTASIPLLDDRSRERRPGFSEYAARTSALVPLPPRKG, from the coding sequence GTGACCGGGCGTGGGCCGGTGGCCTCGATGGGCAGGGGCGCGTCGCTGTCGGTGGTGGCGATCGCGTACGTCACCGCGTGCGCCGTCGCGTGGTCGATCGCCGAGGCGGTCGGTCCCGATCGACCGGTGTGGGCGCTCGCCGGCGGCTACGTCGCCTCGGCCCTCGTCATCTACGCCTGGTCGATGGGCGTCGACAACGGCTCGATGTTCGACGCGTGGTGGAGCGTGCTGCCCCCGCTCGCGGCGGTGTGGATGGCGGTGACGGCGACGGCCGACGTGCCGGATCTGCGGGTGGCGCTCGTGATGGTGGTCGTGTGGGCGTGGGCGGTCCGCCTGACGCTCAACTGGGCCCGGGGCTGGGTCGGCCTCTCGCACGAGGACTGGCGCTACCTCGACCTCTACACCAAAGGTCCCAAGCCGCTGATGTCGCTGCTGGCGGTGCACCTGGGCCCGTGCCTCATCGTGCTGCTGGCGTCGCTGTCGCTCGTCCCGGCGCTGCACGAGGGCACCGGTGCGGTGGGCGTCCTGGACTGGCTGGCGCTCGCGGTCGGTGCCGTCGCCGTGCTGCTCGAGCTCGTCGCCGACGAGCAGATGCGCGCCTTCGCCCGGACACGCCAGCCGGGCCAGATCATGGACCGGGGGCTGTGGCGGTGGTCCCGTCACCCGAACTACTTCGGCGAGGTCCTGTTCTGGTGGTCGCTCTGGCTGTTCGGCCTCTCGGCCGACCCGGGCTGGTGGTGGACGGTCGTGGGGCCCGTCGCGGTGCTCGTCATGTTCCTCACCGCGTCGATCCCGCTCCTCGACGACCGCAGCCGCGAGCGCCGACCCGGCTTCTCCGAGTACGCCGCCCGCACCTCGGCGCTGGTGCCGCTCCCGCCCCGCAAGGGCTGA
- a CDS encoding VOC family protein has protein sequence MDRTAEWEDLRRRHLLPKSERPESSARGVHHVALISSDVQRTIDFYQGLLEFPLSELFENRDYQGSTHFFFDIGGGNQLAFFDLPGLDLGDYAEVSGGLHHLAISVEPERWAHLKAKLDDAGVEYAHVDGSSIYFRGPDGERVELISDPLGEMYGKFHL, from the coding sequence ATCGACCGGACCGCCGAGTGGGAAGACCTGCGCCGCCGGCACCTGCTCCCGAAGTCCGAGCGGCCCGAGTCCTCGGCCCGCGGGGTCCACCACGTCGCGCTGATCAGCAGCGACGTCCAGCGGACGATCGACTTCTACCAGGGCCTGCTCGAGTTCCCGCTCAGCGAGCTGTTCGAGAACCGGGACTACCAGGGCTCGACCCACTTCTTCTTCGACATCGGCGGCGGCAACCAGCTCGCCTTCTTCGACCTCCCGGGCCTCGACCTGGGTGACTACGCAGAGGTGTCGGGCGGCCTCCACCACCTGGCGATCTCGGTGGAGCCCGAGCGGTGGGCGCACCTCAAGGCGAAGCTCGACGACGCCGGCGTGGAGTACGCGCACGTCGACGGTTCGTCGATCTACTTCCGCGGCCCCGACGGCGAGCGCGTCGAGCTCATCTCGGATCCGCTGGGCGAGATGTACGGGAAGTTCCACCTGTGA
- a CDS encoding nitroreductase family protein translates to MTAEVAEPLGLVEGLRTTGAVRDFEDRPVPHDVLAKVFDTARFAPNGGNQQAWHIVLVEDPELRRGMRDLYVDGWNRYLAMRAAGVQPWAPIGDREAEAAAIADADDGDPGGFAGDFDQVPVMAVLLADLRLLAATDRDLGRYTLVGGASIYPFAWSVLLAAHAEGLGGVMTTMNVVHEPEVKALLQIPDDHAVVGVLALGYPTKRATKLRRDPVDSFVTVDAFAGTPLRTDAP, encoded by the coding sequence GTGACCGCCGAGGTTGCGGAGCCGCTCGGGCTCGTCGAGGGGCTCCGGACGACGGGCGCAGTGCGCGACTTCGAGGACCGACCGGTGCCGCACGACGTGCTGGCCAAGGTGTTCGACACCGCCCGGTTCGCCCCCAACGGGGGCAACCAGCAGGCGTGGCACATCGTGCTGGTCGAGGACCCCGAGCTCCGGCGCGGCATGCGCGACCTCTACGTCGACGGCTGGAACCGGTACCTCGCGATGCGCGCCGCCGGCGTGCAGCCGTGGGCGCCCATCGGGGATCGCGAGGCCGAGGCCGCGGCGATCGCCGATGCGGACGACGGCGACCCCGGAGGGTTCGCCGGCGACTTCGACCAGGTCCCCGTGATGGCGGTCCTCCTGGCCGACCTCCGGTTGCTGGCCGCGACCGATCGGGACCTCGGCCGCTACACCCTCGTCGGCGGCGCCTCGATCTACCCGTTCGCGTGGAGCGTCCTGCTGGCCGCGCACGCCGAGGGCCTCGGCGGTGTGATGACCACGATGAACGTGGTCCACGAGCCCGAGGTGAAGGCGCTGCTGCAGATCCCCGACGACCACGCCGTGGTGGGCGTCCTGGCGCTCGGGTACCCGACCAAGCGTGCGACGAAGCTGCGCCGCGACCCCGTGGACTCGTTCGTCACCGTCGACGCTTTCGCGGGGACGCCGCTGCGGACCGACGCCCCCTGA
- a CDS encoding DinB family protein, whose translation MTITTEFPTESTASEVTSAPVGELSRERRDLLDVLAKHRQFLVGTATDLTDEQAASRPTVSELSIGGVIKHVAETEQQWANFMTGGVEAFTGDDWTSVDWESISAGGELPPEVQEQWKDGFRMVEGETLESILAEYAAVAAETDRLVATLPSLDTEYALPDAPWFESGAAWSVRRCIVHIVAETSQHAGHADIIRESIDGRKSMG comes from the coding sequence ATGACGATCACCACCGAGTTCCCCACCGAGTCCACCGCCTCCGAGGTCACGAGCGCCCCGGTCGGCGAGCTGAGCCGAGAGCGTCGCGACCTGCTCGACGTGCTGGCGAAGCACCGCCAGTTCCTCGTCGGGACGGCGACCGACCTGACCGACGAGCAGGCGGCGAGCCGGCCCACCGTGAGCGAGCTGTCGATCGGCGGCGTCATCAAGCACGTCGCCGAGACCGAGCAGCAGTGGGCGAACTTCATGACCGGTGGCGTCGAGGCGTTCACCGGCGACGACTGGACGAGCGTCGACTGGGAGTCGATCAGCGCCGGCGGGGAGCTCCCGCCCGAGGTCCAGGAGCAGTGGAAGGACGGCTTCCGGATGGTCGAGGGGGAGACGCTCGAGTCGATCCTCGCCGAGTACGCCGCCGTCGCCGCCGAGACCGATCGCCTGGTGGCCACGCTCCCGTCGCTCGACACGGAGTACGCCCTGCCCGACGCGCCGTGGTTCGAGTCCGGCGCCGCCTGGTCGGTGCGCCGCTGCATCGTCCACATCGTCGCCGAGACCTCCCAGCACGCCGGCCACGCCGACATCATCCGGGAGAGCATCGACGGCCGGAAGTCGATGGGCTGA
- a CDS encoding amidohydrolase, with protein sequence MPPRSLAPHLHVHDGGCGCGGPLLAGLAALVDLPADLHRRRPTRPAPPTGTVVLRGATVLPVDPAFSRAEAIAVRGDRILAVGSEDDVLARAGEDATVLDRPGATILPGFIEPHAHLLPTAMLRTWHDVGPFRFDTVDEALDHLASVVSTVEPSQWLTGRQFDPSLQAGPGQLTTDQLDRVSVDIPIVVTNASLHFAYANSAALAAAGITRDTPDIPHSPYGRHPDGTPNGVLVGQGAMLSVMAHNPSMGSLDVVEQARAVAQRASTVGVTTICDQGTGTLLGPDEVGLYRTLAEGDGLPTRLRYSVHDSRGQAFVDAGIGCGDGDDLIRATAWKIVSDGSNQGRTGHLREPYLGSDDAGIPYIDPDVLVETARTRAAEGWQVAIHANGDRAIDDALVALAAAVESAAAAGHGDRRHRIEHCSILHDEQIARIAELGLTPSFLIGHVHFWGQAFRDDIIGPERADLLDRTASSSAAGIRWTLHSDESVTPIEPLRCLHDAVTRELWREPGTVLTPSERVPVEAAIRAMTSDAAWQCHSEHEIGTLEEGKLADLVVLAEDPTQVDPRHLSDIEVLETWMGGVRRH encoded by the coding sequence ATGCCGCCGCGCTCCCTCGCCCCGCACCTGCACGTCCACGACGGCGGGTGCGGTTGCGGCGGACCGCTCCTCGCCGGGCTGGCGGCACTCGTCGACCTGCCGGCCGACCTCCATCGCCGACGCCCGACCCGTCCGGCGCCGCCGACCGGCACCGTCGTCCTGCGGGGCGCCACGGTGCTCCCGGTCGATCCGGCGTTCTCCCGTGCCGAGGCGATCGCCGTCCGCGGTGATCGGATCCTGGCGGTGGGCTCGGAGGACGACGTCCTGGCGCGCGCCGGCGAGGACGCCACCGTCCTCGACCGTCCGGGGGCGACGATCCTGCCGGGCTTCATCGAGCCGCACGCCCACCTGCTCCCCACGGCGATGCTCCGCACGTGGCACGACGTCGGTCCGTTCCGGTTCGACACCGTCGACGAGGCGCTCGACCACCTCGCCTCGGTGGTGTCGACGGTCGAGCCGAGCCAGTGGCTCACCGGCCGCCAGTTCGACCCGTCCCTGCAGGCGGGCCCCGGCCAGCTGACCACGGACCAGCTCGACCGCGTGTCGGTCGACATCCCGATCGTGGTCACGAACGCGTCCCTGCACTTCGCATACGCGAACAGCGCGGCGCTCGCCGCTGCGGGCATCACCCGCGACACGCCCGACATCCCGCACTCGCCGTACGGTCGTCACCCCGACGGGACGCCGAACGGGGTCCTCGTCGGCCAGGGCGCCATGCTCAGCGTGATGGCGCACAACCCCTCGATGGGTTCGCTCGACGTCGTAGAGCAGGCCCGAGCGGTCGCCCAGCGGGCGTCGACGGTCGGGGTCACCACGATCTGCGACCAGGGCACCGGCACGCTGCTCGGTCCCGACGAGGTCGGGCTGTACCGCACGCTGGCCGAGGGCGACGGGCTACCGACCCGCCTTCGCTACTCCGTCCACGACAGCCGGGGGCAGGCGTTCGTCGATGCGGGCATCGGCTGCGGCGACGGCGACGACCTCATCCGGGCCACCGCGTGGAAGATCGTCTCCGACGGCTCGAACCAGGGCCGCACCGGCCACCTGCGCGAGCCCTACCTCGGCTCGGACGACGCGGGCATCCCGTACATCGACCCCGACGTGCTGGTCGAGACCGCTCGCACCCGCGCAGCCGAGGGCTGGCAGGTCGCGATCCACGCCAACGGCGACCGGGCCATCGACGACGCGCTCGTGGCGCTCGCCGCTGCGGTCGAGTCGGCCGCGGCCGCCGGCCACGGCGACCGCCGGCACCGGATCGAGCACTGCTCGATCCTCCACGACGAGCAGATCGCCCGGATCGCCGAGCTCGGGCTGACGCCGTCGTTCCTCATCGGCCACGTCCACTTCTGGGGCCAGGCGTTCCGGGACGACATCATCGGTCCCGAGCGCGCCGACCTGCTCGACCGGACCGCATCGTCCTCGGCCGCCGGCATCCGCTGGACGTTGCACTCCGACGAGTCGGTCACCCCGATCGAGCCGTTGCGCTGCCTGCACGACGCGGTGACCCGGGAGCTGTGGCGTGAGCCCGGAACCGTGCTGACGCCGTCGGAGCGCGTCCCGGTCGAGGCCGCGATCAGGGCCATGACGTCGGACGCGGCGTGGCAGTGCCACAGCGAGCACGAGATCGGCACGCTCGAGGAGGGGAAGCTGGCCGATCTGGTCGTGCTCGCCGAGGACCCGACGCAGGTCGATCCGCGGCACCTCTCCGACATCGAGGTCCTCGAGACGTGGATGGGCGGCGTGCGCCGCCACTGA